From Pan paniscus chromosome 9, NHGRI_mPanPan1-v2.0_pri, whole genome shotgun sequence, the proteins below share one genomic window:
- the LOC100974662 gene encoding olfactory receptor 10A2, producing MATGNWTRISEFILMSFSSLPPEIQSLLFLTFLTIYLVTLMGNCLIILVTLADPMLHSPMYFFLRNLSFLEIGFNLVIVPKMLGTLLAQDTTISFLGCATQMYFFFFFGVAECFLLATVAYDRYVAICSPLHYPVIMNQRTRAKLAAASWFPGFPVATVQTTWLFSFPFCRTNKVNHFFCDSPPVLRLVCADTALFEIYAIVGTILVVMIPCSLILCSYTRIAAAILKIPSAKGKNKAFSTCSSHLLVVSLFYISLSLTYFRPKSNNSPEGKKLLSLSYTVMTPMLNPIIYSLRNNEVKNALSRTVSKALALRNCIP from the coding sequence ATGGCTACAGGAAACTGGACAAGAATAAGTGAGTTTATCCTCATGAGcttctcttccctgcctcctGAAATACAGTCATTACTCTTTCTGACATTTCTAACCATCTACCTGGTCACCCTGATGGGAAACTGCCTCATCATTCTGGTTACCCTAGCTGACCCCATGCTACACAgccccatgtacttcttcctcaGAAACTTATCTTTCCTGGAGATTGGCTTCAACCTAGTCATTGTGCCCAAAATGCTGGGGACCCTGCTTGCCCAGGACACAACCATCTCCTTCCTTGGCTGTGCCACTCAgatgtatttcttcttcttctttggagTTGCTGAATGCTTCCTCCTGGCTACCGTGGCATATGACCGCTATGTGGCCATCTGCAGTCCCTTGCACTACCCAGTCATCATGAACCAAAGGACACGGGCCAAACTGGCTGCTGCCTCCTGGTTCCCAGGCTTTCCTGTAGCTACTGTGCAGACCACATGGCTCTTCAGTTTTCCATTCTGTCGCACCAACAAGGTGAACCACTTCTTCTGTGACAGCCCACCTGTGCTGAGGCTGGTCTGTGCAGACACAGCACTGTTTGAGATCTACGCCATCGTCGGAACCATTCTGGTGGTCATGATCCCCTGCTCGCTGATCTTGTGTTCCTATACTCGCATTGCTGCTGCCATCCTCAAGATCCCATCAGCTAAAGGGAAGAATAAAGCCTTTTCTACATGTTCCTCACACCTCCTTGTTGTCTCTCTTTTCTATATATCATTAAGCCTCACATATTTTCGGCCTAAATCAAATAATTCTCCTGAGGGCAAGAAGCTGCTATCATTGTCCTACACTGTTATGACTCCCATGTTGAACCCCATTATCTACAGCCTGAGAAATAATGAGGTGAAGAATGCCCTCAGCAGGACGGTCTCTAAGGCCCTAGCCCTCAGAAACTGTATCCCATAG
- the LOC100975556 gene encoding olfactory receptor 2D3 — MSQTQKMCSFFLCQTGKQAKISMGEENQTFVSKFIFLGLSQDLQTQILLFILFLIIYLLTVLGNLLIIILIFLDSRLHTPMYFFLRNLSFADLCFSTSIIPQVLVHFLVKRKTISLYGCMTQIIVFLLVGCTECALLAVMSYDRYVAVCKPLYYSTIMTQRVCLWLSFGSWASGALVSLVDTSFTFHLPYWGQNIINHYFCEPPALLKLASTDTYSTEMAIFSMGVVILLAPVSLILGSYWNIISTVIQMQSGEGRLKAFSTCGSHLIVVVLFYGSGIFTYMRPNSKTTKELDKMISVFYTVVTPMLNPIIYSLRNKDVKGALRKLVGRKCFSHRQ, encoded by the coding sequence ATGTCACAGACCcaaaaaatgtgttcttttttcttgtgCCAAACAGGTAAACAGGCAAAAATATCAATGGGAGAGGAAAACCAAACCTTTGTGTCCAAGTTTATCTTCCTGGGTCTTTCACAGGACTTGCAGACCCAGATCCTGCTATTTATCCTCTTCCTCATCATTTATCTGCTGACGGTGCTTGGAAACCTGCTCATCATCATTCTCATCTTCCTGGATTCTCGCCTTCACACtcccatgtatttttttcttagaaatctCTCCTTTGCAGATCTCTGTTTCTCTACTAGCATTATCCCTCAAGTGTTGGTTCACTTCTTGGTAAAGAGGAAAACCATTTCTCTTTATGGGTGTATGACACAGATAATTGTCTTTCTTCTGGTTGGGTGTACAGAGTGTGCGCTGCTGGCCGTGATGTCCTATGACCGGTatgtggctgtctgcaagccccTGTACTACTCTACCATCATGACACAACGGGTGTGTCTCTGGCTGTCCTTCGGGTCCTGGGCCAGTGGGGCACTAGTGTCTTTAGTAGATACCAGCTTTACTTTCCATCTTCCCTACTGGGGACAGAATATAATCAATCACTACTTTTGTGAACCTCCTGCCCTCCTGAAGCTGGCTTCCACAGACACTTACAGCACAGAAATGGCCATCTTTTCAATGGGCGTGGTAATCCTCCTGGCCCCTGTCTCCCTGATTCTTGGTTCTTATTGGAATATTATCTCCACTGTTATCCAGATGCAGTCTGGGGAAGGGAGACTCAAGGCTTTTTCTACCTGTGGCTCCCATCTTATTGTTGTTGTCCTCTTCTATGGGTCAGGAATATTCACCTACATGCGACCAAACTCCAAGACTACAAAAGAACTGGATAAAATGATATCTGTGTTCTATACAGTGGTGACTCCAATGTTGAACCCCATAATTTATAGCTTGAGGAACAAAGATGTCAAAGGGGCTCTCAGGAAACTAGTTGGGAGAAAGTGCTTCTCTCATAGGCAGTGA